GGGTCACGCTCCAACTCTTCTACACTTTAGCCCAGAAATGACACAAACCCCTTTCGACTACAGCCTGTTAATCAGAACTAGTCACGTGACCTGCCTAACCACAAGGCAACGTGCGGGAGGGCAGATGGAAGCTGTGTGTGCCACCATCCTTTCTGGAATCACTCTCTGTGAGGAAGTTCCAGGACCGCCACAGTGGTGCACTCACTGCTCTTATGAGGGTAGTCCCTGGAGAGAGGCCGGCTTTTCTTCCCCCGCAGTCTCAAGAGAACCTGGAGTGGCGGGTAGCAGGATGCGGGTAGCAGGGCACCTGAGATGGGGCGGCCCCTGGCTCCCTGCTCCTCTAGCAAATGTGCATTTCCCAAACAaaataaaggggccagccccatggctgagtggttaagtccgcgtgctccactgtggcggcccagggtttcaccagttgggatcctaggtgcagacatggcaccgcttgtgaggccacactgaggcggtgtcccacatgccacaactagaaggacccacaactaaaatataaaattacgtaccagggggatttggggagataaagcagaaaaaaaaaaaaagattggcaacagttgttagctcaggtgccaattgttaaaaaaaaaattttaaataaataaaaaataaagaggaaacggCAGCCACCACCGGCTAAAAACTTACCAGGGAAGTCACCAACCTCTCACGGTAAAGCCCAAGCTACTGGCTAAGATCTTCTCGGCCCCCAGGGTACCTCGCAGTTGGGTGATACCAAAGTGCCTGTCAAGAATCTAGAGCAGGAACCACAGCCGACAGGGGCAGGGCAGACGAAGTCTGACGGGGAGATGCTGAGAGCAGGGGAACTGTTCGGCCCAATCTTCACATTCACGAGGTCTCCaattttgtctttgttgttgTCATTTCTAACTAGGGATATCATACAATTCTGGAAATATACTTAGTATATTGAACATTTAAAATTGAACATTTAAAACATATCataagttgttttttgtttgttttttgcaggggaagattcaccctaagctaacatctgttgcctatcttcttcctttttttttttcctttttacccccaaagcccaagtacatagctgtgtatagCTGTAAagccttctggttcttctgtgcgAGCTGCTCCAGCAcggctgctgacagacgagtaGTGCTTCTGCGCCTGGGAAATCAAACCCGGGTCGGTGAGATGGAgcgcgccaaactttaaccactaggccatcagcgCTGGATCTCATAAGtttcttttaagtcttttaaGACTTATTTggtgtttcttcctttttctaaataCTAGGACCTTCAAAAATTGGGAATTCAGAACCCCAAGAATCCCTGAAGCTCTGAGAGGCCTGACCAGGGACAGATAATTCAGTGAGTGAGTCAGACAAAATCAGCTGCAAATGCACGTGGGTGTCAGCCCTCTGGAGACTGGCGGCTTTCACACGAGACCACCACCAGTCATGAGCCAACGCCATCCCAGCAGGGTGACCGCCCACTCAGAGAAAGGCAAGAACATGCACCAGTGGGCGGGCCTTCAGACCAGGTTTGCAGCCCAGCTGGTGTGGCCCACGCCAGGCCTCCAGTGTCTCTGAGGGAGGTCCCTCTAGCTGCCAAAACCTCAAAGTGTTAGTGAGAGAAGCTGGTTGGATTTTTCAGGTTGAGGGGATACAGGATTAAGCCAGTGTGCGGACTCAATTGCCTCTCAGCGCTGGAAGGGTGGCCCCTGGGGATGGGGGGGTCTGGCCCAAGGCCCACTCAGCCCCATCACCTGAACAAATATCTCCCTGTCACACCGATGTCACTGGCGAGAACAGCTGAGGTTCAGCAGGGCATCCACGGTGCCCGCTCTCCTGCTGGGGGCCCAGTCTGCACGCTGACATTCTTTTCCTTACGTGAACAAAAGGAACCCAGGATGGCATTTCTCCAGGCCAGGTGACGAGGTGGGCACAACTGGCTCCCCCACCTTAGAGAGCCTCCCTGATCCCCAGCTCCACACAACCTCAAAGCCAGGCTCTGTGAATCCTCCTCCTCTGGGAGACAGACGCAAACCGGGGCCCAAAACCACGGCTCCCTGTGGTGGGAAGATGCCAGGATGGCCGTCCTCCAAAGGCTGGCAGCAGGGTGACAAGGAGAGGGAGAGCACGGCCTGGccccggggcggggtggggagggttcCTGGGAAAGAGGGTTTGTTCCGGTGCCTCTGTGAGGGCTGCCTGGGAACTCAGGGAGGAGCCGGAGCCCAGGCCGCAGGTGTGCGGCAGGCAGCCGTGTAGACGCTGAACCTGGGCCAGCTTCAGCAACGGCGAAGGTGAAAGTGGGTTCTGTGGGCAATTGCCTAGCCGCTTTCTTCCAGTGGCAACTTATGTTTGAAACTGCACTTCGCATTAAAACGTGGAAAATGGGGTTGAGTTTGTTGCACAAGAAAGCAGACCGGGCCAGATTTAGGTTGTCTATTTTCTGAGCTAAAAGAACACTTACTTGGCCTTTCAAAAAGTTTTCTCCAACTTTTAAGGCGTGCCTACGAAAAGTACTTACAGGACGGTGCACGGCCGCGGGAGCGCACTCCGCAGCAGAGCGGCTGCGCAGACGCGGGCTCCGGGACTTTCTCATCTGGCACAGAGAACACCGACGTGTTATGTATCTTGCAAATTTGAGAAGTTCAAGAAAGTCTTCGAAGGTGAATTTGGGACGGGTGACCCTCTCGCCCTGGAAGAGCTCCTTCACAGTGTGACACCCAGCCATCTCCTTGAGAGACACTGTGCTCTCCAATTCTTTCCCGCTTCAGCCTCACCAATAACCGCACGCCTAGGAAATGCTTCGAGGAGTGTTCAGGCTGGGCTCTCATATTCAGGAGCGCACAGGAGAACCCTGCTTTTAGAAACTCAGGGATTTCTGtgttttttgaaaatgaagtcCATTTGAAAAACTCATGCATTTGCACCTCTCTGGCTCCCATCCCCTTTAGAAGGACTAATCTGAAATGTGTATAATAAAGGGAGCACTGCCAGGTTAGCCTTCATCCAGGCAGATGACCAGGTCAGTACAGTCAGACTTTTCTGCAAATCCCCCTGCGTCCATGGTATCACCCTCCGGGGAAGGGACAAGCCGTGTGACCTAAGTTACTCACGGCGGAGCAGCAAATGGACCCTTCCCTGTGGATTCTTCAAACCCTTCTTTCTCTTGCAGCATTGTTCCATTCTGGCTTATTTATATGGATCACTATGAAAGTAAAGGGTCAGCGTCATCCATTAAAGACCACGAGGCTGGGAGTGTTGGAAACAATCATTCTAACTTATCTGCTTGAATTGGGGCTCTCCAAAGCAATGAACGTGCAAGAAGGTCAGCAAGGATGGATGGCCATTTGCAAAACACACGTGGATATAAGTCTAC
The window above is part of the Equus caballus isolate H_3958 breed thoroughbred chromosome 23, TB-T2T, whole genome shotgun sequence genome. Proteins encoded here:
- the LOC138920286 gene encoding uncharacterized protein, whose translation is MAGCHTVKELFQGERVTRPKFTFEDFLELLKFARYITRRCSLCQMRKSRSPRLRSRSAAECAPAAVHRPVSTFRRHALKVGENFLKGQVSVLLAQKIDNLNLARSAFLCNKLNPIFHVLMRSAVSNISCHWKKAARQLPTEPTFTFAVAEAGPGSASTRLPAAHLRPGLRLLPEFPGSPHRGTGTNPLSQEPSPPRPGARPCSPSPCHPAASLWRTAILASSHHREPWFWAPVCVCLPEEEDSQSLALRLCGAGDQGGSLRWGSQLCPPRHLAWRNAILGSFCSRKEKNVSVQTGPPAGERAPWMPC